In Juglans microcarpa x Juglans regia isolate MS1-56 chromosome 8D, Jm3101_v1.0, whole genome shotgun sequence, the following are encoded in one genomic region:
- the LOC121243010 gene encoding patatin-like protein 2, producing MDSKNEPLKSPAHGEVTTILSIDGGGIRGLIPGTILCFLESELQKLDGEDARIADYFDVIAGTSTGGLVTAMLTAPNEKNRPLFAAKDIKEFYLNHCPKIFPQSRCWPLFAAARKLIGALSGPKYDGKYLHNLVREKLGSTRISQTLTNVVIPTFDLKRLQPTIFSSYEVKKNPSLNALLSDVCIATSAAPTYLPAYYFETKDQEGKVREFHLTDGGVAANNPALLAIGEVTKAIQRESPDFFPGKPTDYGRFLVISLGTGTHKDEEKYKAQDVAKWGILGWLTNGGSTPLIDVFCQASADMVDVHLSQVFQDLHSEKSYLRIQDDTLTGVVSSVDVATTKNLNDLVKVGEELLKKPVARVNLETGICEPVNIGTNEQALIRFAKLLSQERRLRHSRTSRIGV from the exons ATGGATTCAAAAAATGAACCCCTAAAATCACCAGCTCATGGAGAAGTAACCACCATTCTCAGCATTGATGGCGGAGGAATAAGAGGGCTTATCCCTGGAACTATCCTTTGTTTCTTAGAATCTGAGCTTCAg AAGCTGGATGGTGAAGATGCAAGAATAGCggattattttgatgtgattGCTGGAACAAGCACAGGCGGCCTTGTAACTGCCATGCTAACTGCTCCAAATGAAAAAAACCGACCTCTGTTTGCTGCCAAGGATATCAAGGAATTCTACCTAAACCACTGCCCTAAAATCTTCCCACAAAGCAGATG TTGGCCACTATTTGCTGCTGCTAGAAAGCTTATCGGAGCCCTTTCCGGACCAAAGTATGACGGGAAGTATCTACACAACCTTGTTAGAGAAAAACTCGGAAGTACGAGAATTAGCCAGACGTTGACAAATGTTGTCATCCCAACATTTGATCTCAAGAGACTACAGCCAACCATCTTTTCTAGCTATGAG GTAAAGAAAAACCCAAGCTTAAATGCACTACTCTCAGATGTATGCATTGCAACCTCAGCTGCACCAACTTATCTTCCAGCTTATTACTTTGAAACCAAAGACCAGGAAGGGAAAGTGAGAGAGTTTCACCTTACAGATGGCGGGGTTGCAGCTAATAATCCG GCCTTGCTTGCCATTGGTGAAGTGACAAAGGCGATCCAAAGAGAAAGTCCTGACTTCTTTCCTGGAAAACCAACAGACTATGGACGATTTCTGGTCATATCCTTAGGAACTGGCACACACAAAGACGAAGAGAAATACAAGGCGCAAGATGTAGCTAAGTGGGGAATACTGGGTTGGTTAACCAACGGTGGTTCCACCCCCTTAATTGATGTATTTTGTCAAGCAAGTGCAGATATGGTCGACGTCCATCTCTCTCAGGTTTTCCAAGACCTTCATTCCGAGAAAAGTTATCTGCGGATTCag GACGATACATTAACTGGGGTAGTATCTTCAGTTGACGTAGCCACAACAAAGAATTTGAATGATCTCGTTAAAGTTGGGGAAGAGTTGCTCAAGAAACCAGTCGCTAGGGTGAATTTGGAGACAGGAATCTGCGAACCTGTAAACATTGGAACTAATGAACAAGCTCTCATAAG GTTTGCGAAACTTCTTTCCCAAGAGAGGCGCCTTCGCCATTCTAGGACTTCCCGCATTGGAGTATAA